The following proteins are encoded in a genomic region of Sphingopyxis macrogoltabida:
- a CDS encoding RNA-directed DNA polymerase produces the protein MQRLFPSLDLVTQEYVLVQAWKKSASYIRHHNWFSDTLELDRAAANLPEFLTQLSEKLRSGAYETSALKLVPAPKSQRWYVDSKGRWQPQKTGGAKIRPLAHVSLPDQVAATAVLLCLSERVETIQGDPRCDYRSAAGRRSVMSYGNRLFCDPMVTGDLMVHRWGSSKLYRAFFQDYRIFLNRPETVAASLIDEDQSVLIVQTDLKQFYDRVTPEALHAKIRQLQQPGDDEAFFDLAETILDWGWSDPDRKQVFRYKQRAGIPQFERIALPQGLVAAGFFSNIVMLDFDRAVLSALGREIVPGVWLRDACRYVDDIRLTISTAAGVTPAEAQERVIEWLGVLLDRYSAGLEVAPEKTATASFGGEERPLVRQSRKMERIQSAISGGFDASGGEEVIQAIEALVRSQASLHGSADASRPVALKAVPDVKDETIGRFAAGRFRTTFRSLRPLLDDRPFKDSVDVGEETFRRTRLSQAELDDDAHAFALMLIERWITDPSNVRLLRIALDLWPSPQILSEILKLFEPYLAGDIGAFELRRIVYYCLAEVLRAGATETGFIEDPECLPDNVNLQGYRQMLLKCAVRIVVGGASNAPWYVVQQALLFITVHDPALASPPRLPRSNVTYWRMITFLQGNHAKLADREFAITAVVARRSFLSKERAIDLIRMSLTPGRLSEIAARDIEFARDLYRAVGHEVIVAPGIAEDLGIVAWSSGPGMQSLQQYVHDQGPINALRNELGVLSFAEKFLEEAKRGNIPSVVTPSTIQVSLEGVGNYAAVKAVTIRSAETAKTYKSIYSAAS, from the coding sequence ATGCAGCGCCTATTTCCGTCGTTGGACCTAGTCACTCAGGAATATGTACTCGTCCAAGCGTGGAAGAAGTCAGCATCCTATATTCGGCACCATAATTGGTTCTCCGATACGCTAGAGCTCGATCGTGCTGCCGCGAACCTTCCTGAATTTTTGACCCAGCTCTCGGAAAAGCTGCGCTCGGGTGCTTATGAGACCAGCGCGCTGAAACTTGTTCCGGCGCCCAAGAGCCAGCGCTGGTACGTTGACAGCAAGGGACGCTGGCAACCCCAAAAGACCGGGGGGGCAAAGATTCGCCCTCTCGCACATGTATCGCTTCCTGATCAGGTCGCCGCCACCGCAGTACTTCTCTGCCTAAGCGAAAGGGTCGAAACCATTCAAGGTGATCCACGCTGTGACTACCGATCGGCAGCCGGGCGTCGATCGGTCATGTCCTATGGCAACAGGCTGTTCTGCGATCCTATGGTAACTGGCGATCTAATGGTCCATCGCTGGGGATCATCGAAACTTTATCGAGCCTTCTTCCAAGACTATCGCATATTTCTTAACCGTCCCGAGACCGTGGCAGCAAGTCTTATCGATGAGGATCAGTCAGTACTCATCGTCCAGACCGATTTGAAGCAATTCTATGACCGCGTCACACCTGAGGCGCTGCATGCCAAGATTCGACAGCTCCAGCAGCCAGGAGATGACGAGGCATTCTTCGATCTCGCCGAAACCATCCTCGATTGGGGCTGGTCGGACCCAGATCGGAAACAGGTATTTCGTTATAAGCAGCGGGCCGGCATACCGCAGTTTGAGAGGATCGCGCTCCCGCAGGGACTTGTCGCCGCAGGGTTCTTTTCGAACATCGTGATGCTCGATTTTGATCGAGCAGTCCTTTCCGCGCTCGGACGAGAGATTGTGCCAGGCGTGTGGCTTCGCGACGCCTGTCGGTATGTCGATGACATCAGGCTCACCATCTCGACGGCAGCGGGCGTCACGCCAGCAGAGGCGCAGGAACGCGTCATTGAATGGCTAGGCGTTCTACTCGACCGGTATAGTGCGGGGCTCGAAGTCGCCCCTGAGAAAACGGCGACGGCGTCCTTCGGTGGCGAGGAACGGCCGCTGGTGCGTCAATCTAGGAAGATGGAGCGAATTCAGAGCGCTATATCGGGCGGCTTCGATGCAAGTGGCGGCGAAGAAGTCATCCAAGCCATTGAGGCATTGGTTCGGTCCCAAGCTAGCTTGCATGGATCAGCAGATGCATCGAGGCCGGTGGCGTTGAAAGCTGTACCCGATGTGAAGGACGAGACAATCGGGCGTTTTGCAGCCGGTCGATTTCGGACGACTTTCCGCTCGCTGCGACCGTTGCTTGACGACCGCCCCTTCAAGGATTCGGTGGATGTGGGAGAGGAGACTTTCAGGCGCACTCGCCTCTCCCAAGCGGAACTGGACGACGATGCTCACGCGTTCGCGCTCATGCTCATCGAACGATGGATCACCGATCCGTCCAACGTGCGCCTCTTGAGGATTGCCTTGGATCTTTGGCCATCACCCCAGATATTGTCGGAAATTCTTAAGCTGTTCGAGCCTTACCTCGCTGGCGACATCGGTGCCTTTGAGCTGCGCCGCATCGTCTATTACTGCCTCGCTGAGGTACTGCGTGCGGGCGCGACGGAGACAGGCTTCATCGAAGATCCGGAATGCCTTCCTGACAATGTTAACCTGCAGGGCTATCGACAGATGCTGCTGAAATGCGCAGTCCGCATCGTCGTAGGGGGCGCCAGCAATGCCCCTTGGTATGTAGTGCAGCAAGCTCTTCTGTTCATTACCGTGCACGATCCCGCGCTCGCGAGTCCGCCTAGGCTTCCACGGTCTAATGTCACCTATTGGCGGATGATCACTTTCCTTCAGGGTAACCATGCAAAGCTAGCGGATCGGGAATTCGCGATAACTGCGGTAGTCGCTCGCCGATCGTTCCTCTCGAAGGAACGCGCCATTGACTTGATCCGTATGTCGCTCACGCCGGGACGGTTAAGTGAAATCGCCGCTCGCGACATCGAATTTGCGCGCGACCTATATCGGGCCGTCGGGCACGAGGTCATCGTCGCGCCTGGAATTGCGGAGGATCTAGGTATCGTTGCATGGTCCAGCGGACCGGGCATGCAGTCGCTGCAGCAGTATGTCCATGATCAGGGGCCGATCAACGCGCTACGAAATGAACTGGGTGTCTTGAGCTTTGCCGAGAAGTTCCTCGAGGAGGCAAAGCGAGGCAACATTCCTTCGGTGGTCACGCCCTCCACGATACAGGTTTCACTGGAAGGCGTCGGTAATTATGCGGCGGTGAAAGCGGTCACGATTCGATCGGCAGAGACCGCCAAGACCTATAAATCGATATACTCTGCGGCTTCCTGA
- a CDS encoding DUF1203 domain-containing protein codes for MGHAPPRNTPSPTPEITPRARTLTARATRVQAGEDGKYPCRVSLLDADPGDELALVHFTNHDVETPYRNAFAIFIRECAQEAAEYIDL; via the coding sequence GTGGGGCATGCCCCACCCCGGAATACACCATCGCCTACACCGGAAATTACACCACGAGCGCGGACGCTAACCGCACGCGCAACGCGGGTCCAGGCAGGAGAAGACGGTAAGTATCCCTGCCGCGTCAGCTTACTTGATGCCGATCCCGGAGACGAGCTGGCGCTGGTCCACTTCACCAACCACGATGTCGAAACGCCCTATCGCAATGCATTCGCGATTTTCATTCGCGAATGCGCTCAGGAAGCCGCAGAGTATATCGATTTATAG
- a CDS encoding IS256-like element ISSpma2 family transposase: MTEDRLLIEELAAKGGQPDFLRTIAENVLQLIMEADVDGLIGAGRHERSSERATWRNGYRDRSLDTRVGTLNLKIPKLRAGSYFPGFLEPRKMVEKALVAVIQEAWIGGVSTRRVDELVQAMGMTGISKSTVSKLCKDIDERVHAFLKRPLTGEWPYLWLDATYLKVREGGRIISVAAIIAMAVNTEGRREIVGLHIGPSEAEVFWSDFLKDLVRRGLTGVKLVISDAHEGLKGAITRVMGATWQRCRVHFMRNALSYVPKGQNTVVAAAIRQVFLQPDQKSATQVWRQVADQLRTRWPKLGACMDEAETDVLAYTGFPTQHRTKLHSTNPLERLNKEVKRRADVVGIFPNEDSIIRLVGAVLMEQNDEWQLQHRYMQIEGMAELNQPMIEEENQPLHITAKAA; encoded by the coding sequence ATGACCGAGGACAGATTACTGATCGAAGAGCTTGCTGCGAAGGGCGGCCAACCGGATTTTTTGCGCACCATCGCCGAGAACGTGCTGCAGCTGATCATGGAGGCCGACGTTGATGGCCTGATCGGCGCGGGTCGCCACGAACGCAGCAGCGAGCGCGCGACCTGGCGCAACGGCTATCGCGACCGTTCGCTGGATACCCGGGTAGGCACGCTGAACCTGAAAATCCCCAAGCTGCGTGCTGGGTCCTACTTTCCGGGCTTCCTTGAGCCCCGCAAGATGGTCGAGAAAGCGCTGGTTGCGGTGATCCAGGAAGCGTGGATCGGCGGGGTCAGCACCCGGCGGGTCGATGAACTCGTCCAGGCCATGGGCATGACCGGCATCTCCAAGTCCACCGTCTCCAAGCTTTGCAAGGACATTGACGAGCGCGTCCATGCCTTTCTGAAACGCCCGCTCACCGGCGAATGGCCGTATCTCTGGCTCGATGCCACCTATCTCAAGGTACGCGAAGGCGGGCGGATCATCAGCGTTGCCGCAATAATCGCCATGGCCGTCAACACCGAGGGCCGGCGCGAGATCGTCGGCCTGCATATCGGCCCCTCGGAAGCGGAGGTCTTCTGGTCCGACTTCCTGAAGGACCTTGTTCGGCGCGGTCTTACCGGCGTGAAGCTGGTCATCTCCGATGCTCACGAGGGCCTCAAGGGCGCGATCACCCGCGTCATGGGCGCCACCTGGCAGCGCTGCCGGGTGCACTTCATGCGCAATGCCCTGTCCTATGTGCCCAAGGGCCAGAACACTGTCGTCGCCGCCGCGATCCGCCAGGTCTTCCTGCAGCCCGATCAGAAAAGCGCAACGCAGGTCTGGCGACAGGTCGCCGACCAGTTGCGCACCCGTTGGCCCAAGCTCGGCGCCTGCATGGACGAGGCCGAAACCGACGTGCTCGCCTACACCGGCTTTCCCACCCAGCACCGCACGAAGTTACACTCAACCAATCCGCTCGAGCGGCTCAACAAGGAGGTCAAGCGCCGCGCCGACGTCGTCGGAATCTTCCCGAACGAAGACAGCATCATCCGCCTCGTCGGGGCTGTGCTGATGGAGCAGAACGACGAGTGGCAGCTCCAGCACCGATACATGCAGATCGAAGGCATGGCCGAACTCAACCAACCCATGATCGAGGAGGAAAATCAGCCCCTACACATCACCGCCAAAGCCGCCTGA
- a CDS encoding trypsin-like peptidase domain-containing protein: protein MMRLLTLLMALVLALLPMIARADPADIDAAARGVVRVVLIGTDGQEVFPVSHGSGFAVTPTMIVTNAHVIREALHDDTLRIGIVPSEGDEAAYAKPISVSPRNDLALLQITGGSLRFPPLTISGGVSGDMGEVSAVGYPMNVDRAQGLDISDIFRAQPPVKSRGFLSGERPSRQFDSILHTAPIARGNSGGPLLDGCGRVIGVNSFGADSEAGDAEFYFAVSTRELLPFLRENGIDAQVNSLPCRSIEDLDAAERARVVQQRAEARERLALREAELRDKRARAQLEAQVAVQDERESMVALALVLIMLAGASGIYAMQLRQKGETDQRFKIAVAVSAAALLGAIAVWLTRPGLSEIDERVAAAMDGEQGLVGQSVAQASESNLLCTLVPERSRVTGAKTDDVEFDWQDDGCVNTRTQYGYANGEWSRVFVPDDEDAISVNVFDPQTQTFRTDRYPLGRAAMAKARDARAEYSPPMCGADNAAQELGAQQQGVLSMLPTRPNERLVYSCAPHVRTGGAGSGE, encoded by the coding sequence ATGATGCGTCTTCTCACTCTCCTGATGGCACTTGTTTTGGCCCTCTTGCCGATGATCGCCAGGGCTGACCCCGCCGATATCGATGCAGCTGCGCGCGGCGTGGTGCGGGTGGTCCTGATTGGCACCGACGGGCAGGAAGTCTTCCCGGTAAGCCATGGCAGCGGCTTTGCCGTGACTCCGACCATGATCGTCACCAATGCCCATGTCATCCGCGAGGCGCTGCATGACGACACATTGCGGATCGGGATTGTCCCGTCAGAAGGTGACGAGGCGGCCTATGCCAAACCAATTTCGGTCAGTCCGCGCAACGACCTGGCGTTGCTCCAGATCACCGGTGGCAGCCTGCGCTTCCCACCACTGACCATTTCGGGCGGCGTTTCGGGCGATATGGGTGAAGTTTCCGCCGTGGGCTATCCGATGAATGTCGATCGTGCGCAGGGTCTGGATATCAGTGACATCTTCCGCGCTCAACCTCCGGTCAAGAGCCGAGGATTCCTGTCGGGCGAACGACCCAGTCGCCAATTCGATTCGATCCTGCACACCGCGCCGATTGCGCGCGGCAATTCGGGCGGGCCGCTGCTCGATGGCTGTGGGCGCGTGATCGGGGTCAACAGCTTTGGCGCGGATTCCGAAGCCGGCGATGCAGAGTTCTACTTCGCCGTTTCGACCCGCGAGCTGCTGCCCTTCCTGCGCGAGAACGGGATCGACGCCCAGGTCAATTCACTCCCCTGCCGCAGCATAGAGGATCTCGATGCGGCGGAGCGGGCCCGAGTGGTGCAGCAACGTGCGGAAGCTCGCGAAAGACTTGCTCTCCGCGAGGCCGAGCTGCGCGACAAGCGCGCCCGCGCGCAATTGGAAGCGCAGGTCGCAGTGCAGGACGAGCGCGAGAGTATGGTTGCATTGGCGCTGGTACTGATCATGCTGGCCGGCGCATCCGGTATCTACGCCATGCAATTGCGCCAGAAGGGCGAAACCGACCAACGCTTCAAGATCGCCGTCGCGGTATCAGCTGCAGCGCTGCTCGGCGCGATTGCCGTTTGGCTGACCCGCCCGGGCCTGAGCGAAATAGACGAACGTGTGGCGGCGGCCATGGATGGCGAGCAAGGATTGGTCGGCCAGTCAGTGGCGCAGGCAAGTGAAAGCAATTTGCTGTGCACACTCGTTCCCGAACGCAGCCGGGTGACCGGAGCCAAGACCGACGATGTCGAGTTCGATTGGCAGGACGATGGCTGCGTCAACACACGCACACAATATGGTTATGCCAATGGCGAATGGAGCCGGGTATTCGTGCCGGACGACGAGGATGCGATTTCGGTTAATGTCTTCGACCCCCAGACGCAGACCTTCCGGACCGACCGTTATCCGCTCGGCCGGGCCGCCATGGCTAAAGCGCGCGACGCGCGCGCCGAATATTCGCCGCCGATGTGTGGGGCCGATAACGCTGCACAAGAATTGGGCGCACAGCAACAAGGCGTGCTCTCCATGCTCCCGACCCGGCCCAACGAGCGGTTGGTCTATAGCTGCGCGCCGCATGTGCGCACTGGCGGCGCAGGCAGCGGCGAATAG
- a CDS encoding TauD/TfdA dioxygenase family protein gives MKLAPMNPKCGVEISGTSLSDCSDAEMEEIKQAIYQHGVAVFRDQVLSPEEHIAFAKRWGGIDINNYFPLTDQYPEIAVVRKKADQQTNIGGAWHTDHSYDQIPAMGSILVARVLPPTGGDTLFAHMGAAYDSLPGDLKHEIEGLEAFHTADHVYKADGIYAQTDMASELRGHDLKTGAIHPVVIRHPHTGRKLLYVNSAFTINFIGKTREESLPLLHRLYDAAVSADNQCRVEWRPGTVAIWDNRTTWHNALNDYQGYAREMHRITLSGEALAA, from the coding sequence ATGAAACTCGCGCCGATGAACCCCAAATGTGGGGTCGAGATTTCTGGCACATCGTTGAGCGATTGTAGCGATGCCGAAATGGAGGAGATCAAGCAGGCGATCTACCAACATGGCGTAGCCGTGTTCCGCGACCAGGTGCTCTCGCCGGAAGAACATATTGCCTTTGCCAAACGCTGGGGCGGGATCGACATCAACAATTATTTCCCGCTGACCGATCAATATCCCGAGATCGCAGTGGTGCGGAAGAAGGCCGACCAGCAGACCAATATCGGCGGCGCCTGGCACACCGATCATTCCTATGACCAAATCCCGGCGATGGGTTCAATCCTGGTGGCGCGCGTCTTGCCGCCCACTGGAGGCGACACCTTATTCGCGCACATGGGCGCGGCTTATGATTCCTTGCCCGGCGATCTGAAGCACGAGATCGAAGGTCTGGAGGCGTTTCACACCGCCGACCATGTATATAAGGCCGATGGGATCTATGCGCAGACCGATATGGCGTCGGAGCTGCGTGGGCATGATCTCAAGACCGGCGCAATCCACCCGGTGGTGATCCGCCACCCGCACACCGGGCGCAAGCTGCTCTATGTCAACAGCGCCTTCACGATCAATTTCATTGGCAAGACGCGCGAGGAAAGCCTGCCGCTGTTGCATCGGCTCTATGATGCGGCCGTAAGTGCCGACAACCAATGCCGGGTCGAATGGAGGCCGGGCACCGTGGCGATCTGGGACAATCGCACCACCTGGCACAATGCCTTGAACGATTATCAAGGCTATGCCCGCGAGATGCACCGCATCACGTTGAGCGGAGAAGCACTGGCGGCGTAA
- a CDS encoding putative porin gives MNRFFLAAAAPVAILVATPALAQSAESLAEMHQQIAEMKAEQARAGARIAQLEAQLAAAQPGNAQTPAPAAAAPVMQQASRASSSPVLFQTAQYTPGAAAPVNPAGGSAPGPLPASVPSKLTVNGDLRVRYESNFGRTGVRDRDRGVLRARLRAAYAVNRWLTIGGQLGTGDNDDPNSTDQTLGNFVDDLTVSLDQAYMRGTFGDLTLVAGKIPQPFVRTELVWDGDVNPQGVSGAYRLPLGGGASAKAVGMYFLIDEATGGEDSRMIGGQLQLETAASAPVKVELAASYYDYRLSSLAGGDTGDFRTNRFAAGQYLSDFNLLNLIGAVQFNGLGESWPVRIVADYVHNFGATTDQDSGFGVDLLFGRGSKVHDWRFGYGYAETGVDAVLAAFSHDNTDLATNYRQHTLLVDYVVVPNVILNATYYRYQAKSPLFTPAFSASEWANRLRLNMLVNF, from the coding sequence ATGAATCGTTTTTTCCTCGCCGCCGCCGCGCCGGTGGCTATCCTCGTTGCGACCCCGGCGCTGGCGCAGTCTGCCGAAAGCCTTGCGGAGATGCATCAACAGATCGCGGAGATGAAGGCGGAGCAAGCGCGCGCCGGTGCACGCATCGCACAGCTTGAAGCGCAGCTTGCCGCTGCCCAGCCGGGCAACGCTCAGACCCCGGCGCCCGCGGCAGCGGCGCCCGTGATGCAGCAGGCATCCCGCGCTTCGAGTTCACCAGTGCTTTTCCAGACGGCGCAATACACGCCGGGTGCCGCTGCGCCCGTCAACCCGGCGGGTGGGTCCGCCCCGGGCCCATTGCCGGCTTCGGTGCCCTCAAAGCTGACCGTGAACGGTGACTTGCGCGTGCGTTACGAGTCGAATTTCGGCCGCACCGGAGTCCGCGACCGCGATCGCGGCGTGCTTCGCGCACGTCTGCGCGCGGCATATGCGGTTAATCGGTGGCTGACGATCGGCGGGCAGCTCGGGACCGGCGACAACGACGACCCCAATTCAACCGACCAGACACTCGGCAATTTCGTGGACGACCTGACCGTCAGTCTCGACCAGGCCTATATGCGTGGCACTTTTGGCGATTTGACGCTGGTTGCCGGCAAGATCCCGCAGCCATTTGTCCGCACCGAGCTGGTGTGGGACGGCGACGTCAATCCGCAAGGCGTGTCCGGGGCGTACAGGCTGCCGCTCGGCGGGGGCGCTTCGGCCAAGGCGGTCGGCATGTATTTCCTCATCGACGAGGCCACCGGCGGTGAGGACAGCCGCATGATCGGCGGCCAACTGCAGTTAGAGACGGCGGCTTCCGCGCCGGTGAAGGTTGAGCTCGCGGCAAGCTATTACGACTATCGGCTGTCGAGCCTGGCCGGTGGCGACACTGGCGATTTCCGCACCAACCGTTTCGCGGCGGGGCAGTATCTGTCCGATTTCAACCTGCTCAACCTGATCGGCGCGGTCCAGTTCAACGGGCTGGGAGAGAGCTGGCCAGTGCGGATCGTCGCCGACTATGTCCACAACTTTGGCGCGACCACCGATCAGGATAGCGGCTTCGGCGTCGATCTGCTGTTCGGACGCGGGAGCAAGGTGCATGATTGGCGGTTCGGCTATGGCTATGCGGAAACGGGTGTCGATGCCGTGCTGGCGGCATTCAGCCACGACAACACCGATCTGGCGACCAACTATCGGCAGCACACGCTGCTGGTCGACTACGTCGTGGTGCCGAACGTCATCCTGAACGCCACTTATTATCGTTATCAAGCCAAGTCGCCGCTATTTACCCCGGCGTTCAGCGCAAGCGAATGGGCCAACCGTTTGCGGCTCAACATGCTGGTAAACTTCTGA
- a CDS encoding IS1380-like element IS1247 family transposase: MDHPEGAGLQRADRVDFDPRVRLEFRGTQLSSDGGLLVMRELDDALGLSDLASAALRDTRSGKNTVHRLDGLFRQSVFGRLAGYEDVNDANRLACDPVMRQVVGGRAVDAQAASASQMGRFETETLALAGNRAALADLNGQWIDRFHDRNGLKYIVLDMDSSVSPTHGDQEGSAWNGHFDCSCYHPNFLFNQFGMLERCALRHGNVHSADGWRDVLDPVIARYAERDLGGRFFRADAAYAIPAIYERLEEARFFYAIRLPANAVLKDKIAHRLTRPVGRPSLTKVKRFFEEFEYQAASWDKERRVIAKIEWHPGELFPRVGFIVTNLPMEPDWVVRFYNQRGTAEQHIKEGKYAFRWTRLSCRKFRDNEVRLQLHALAYNLATFLRCIELPEAMADWSLTSLQLKLIKIGARVVRHARTITFQLAEVAVTGTMVRAILAAIRRLRAPPLCA, encoded by the coding sequence ATGGATCACCCAGAGGGTGCGGGCTTGCAACGGGCAGATCGGGTGGATTTCGACCCTCGCGTGCGGCTGGAATTTCGCGGCACGCAGCTCAGTTCCGACGGCGGCCTTCTGGTGATGCGCGAGCTTGATGACGCGCTCGGGTTGTCCGATTTGGCGTCAGCGGCGCTGCGCGATACTCGCTCTGGCAAGAACACGGTCCATCGGCTCGACGGCCTGTTCCGGCAATCAGTCTTTGGGCGGCTGGCCGGATACGAGGATGTCAACGACGCCAACCGTCTCGCCTGCGATCCGGTCATGCGCCAAGTTGTCGGCGGCAGAGCGGTCGATGCACAAGCGGCCTCGGCATCGCAGATGGGACGGTTCGAGACCGAGACGCTGGCTCTGGCCGGGAACCGTGCCGCGCTGGCCGACCTGAACGGGCAATGGATCGACCGGTTCCATGACCGTAACGGGCTGAAGTACATCGTTCTGGACATGGACAGCTCGGTCAGCCCGACCCATGGCGACCAGGAAGGGTCCGCCTGGAATGGCCATTTCGACTGTAGCTGCTATCACCCCAACTTTCTGTTCAACCAGTTCGGGATGCTGGAACGCTGCGCCCTGCGCCATGGCAACGTCCACAGCGCCGATGGCTGGCGTGATGTTCTCGACCCCGTCATTGCGCGCTACGCGGAGCGCGACCTTGGTGGCAGGTTCTTCCGGGCCGATGCTGCCTACGCGATCCCGGCGATCTATGAGCGATTGGAAGAAGCGCGGTTCTTCTACGCCATCCGGCTGCCCGCAAACGCGGTCCTCAAGGACAAGATCGCGCATCGGCTAACGCGCCCTGTCGGGCGGCCGTCACTGACCAAGGTCAAGCGGTTCTTCGAGGAATTCGAGTATCAGGCGGCGTCCTGGGACAAGGAACGCCGGGTGATCGCCAAGATCGAATGGCATCCGGGCGAACTGTTCCCGCGTGTCGGCTTCATCGTCACCAACCTGCCGATGGAGCCGGACTGGGTGGTGCGGTTCTACAACCAGCGCGGCACCGCCGAGCAGCACATCAAAGAGGGCAAATACGCCTTTCGCTGGACGCGGCTGTCGTGCCGGAAGTTCCGCGACAATGAGGTGCGGCTGCAACTGCACGCCCTGGCGTACAACCTGGCCACCTTCTTGCGCTGCATCGAGCTGCCCGAGGCCATGGCCGACTGGTCGTTGACCAGCCTGCAACTGAAGCTGATCAAGATCGGGGCACGTGTGGTCCGTCACGCCCGCACCATCACCTTCCAGCTGGCCGAGGTCGCTGTCACCGGCACGATGGTACGCGCCATCCTCGCCGCTATCCGCCGATTGCGAGCGCCACCGCTATGCGCATGA
- a CDS encoding DUF7146 domain-containing protein, producing the protein MLIALKPTQQTIDIVAALKGRWHGSYAMCVCPAHADRTPSLSVRQGERGILVHCFAGCRSDDVLREIGRTKPILNSPPPSYRPAGTAPNVRRIWDQGTEIRGTLGEVYLRSRRLPFDLPDLRFHPRCPFGHKPKTIFRPAVLVAVRTGHQMTAIQRIRLTNDGTWHEGKFMLGKPGQGAWAPRFEGNVLAIAEGMEDAASYTLIREIPCWAALGNERLALIGVPTYVTKLYIAEDNDGPGRTAAMAAVDAHGMPRRCINRDAPPSEYHDWADVERKLVNLWD; encoded by the coding sequence ATGCTGATTGCGCTCAAACCCACCCAGCAGACCATCGACATCGTTGCTGCACTGAAGGGCCGTTGGCACGGCTCCTACGCGATGTGCGTCTGCCCCGCGCACGCAGACAGAACCCCTTCCCTTTCTGTCAGGCAGGGCGAGCGGGGTATTCTGGTTCATTGTTTCGCGGGCTGCCGCAGCGACGATGTCCTGCGCGAAATCGGTCGGACCAAACCGATCCTGAACTCCCCTCCCCCGAGTTACCGTCCTGCAGGAACTGCGCCCAATGTCAGAAGGATCTGGGATCAGGGCACAGAAATCCGGGGGACCCTCGGCGAAGTCTACCTTCGATCGCGGCGACTGCCTTTCGACCTCCCCGACCTACGCTTTCATCCAAGGTGCCCGTTCGGCCACAAGCCCAAAACCATCTTCCGGCCCGCGGTGCTGGTCGCAGTCAGAACTGGGCACCAAATGACGGCTATCCAGCGGATCAGGCTCACGAACGACGGAACATGGCATGAGGGCAAGTTTATGCTCGGAAAGCCCGGACAGGGTGCTTGGGCACCACGGTTCGAAGGCAACGTGCTCGCCATTGCTGAGGGCATGGAGGATGCAGCAAGCTATACACTGATCAGGGAAATCCCGTGCTGGGCAGCGCTAGGAAATGAGCGCCTCGCGCTTATCGGAGTGCCGACCTACGTTACAAAGTTGTACATAGCTGAAGACAATGACGGACCGGGACGAACAGCGGCCATGGCAGCTGTCGACGCTCACGGCATGCCGAGGCGGTGCATCAATAGGGATGCGCCGCCGAGCGAATACCACGACTGGGCAGATGTGGAGAGAAAGCTGGTCAACCTATGGGATTGA
- a CDS encoding lytic transglycosylase domain-containing protein, whose translation MKNLLFLLVALTPTPSSAREAILDVFSPEAKPDFAVLAPQLRGAVDLEQSVEPPPAPVDAFSQELNGDFELIPHSFTINPYAARPAVPSWMRAGASFMGPASSPFRPVQDDTLCQSRSFFPRYGISRDAQARRTAYFNLIVDVACDAGVPVVLFDALLAQESRYRPFARSNSGAMGMAQLMPGTAQYLRVTDPWDVRQNLVGGARYLREQLDRFGTWELALAAYNAGPGRVDQFGGIPPFRETRNYVRTIMGSIATPNSTGGVLLTSAAHPAPNPFRRVMLASFEGRSDVPEH comes from the coding sequence ATGAAAAATCTTCTATTTTTGTTGGTTGCTTTGACGCCGACGCCATCATCGGCGCGCGAAGCAATTCTCGACGTGTTTTCGCCAGAGGCAAAACCGGACTTCGCTGTGCTCGCCCCACAGTTGCGCGGGGCGGTCGATCTCGAGCAATCAGTGGAACCGCCTCCGGCTCCAGTGGATGCGTTTTCACAAGAGTTGAACGGCGACTTTGAGTTGATCCCTCACAGCTTCACGATCAATCCCTATGCCGCGCGTCCCGCTGTTCCTTCGTGGATGCGGGCAGGTGCATCATTCATGGGTCCTGCTTCTTCACCTTTCCGCCCTGTGCAGGATGACACACTCTGCCAGTCCCGCAGCTTCTTCCCGCGATATGGTATCAGCAGAGACGCCCAGGCTCGCCGGACAGCCTATTTCAATCTGATCGTCGACGTCGCTTGCGATGCCGGCGTGCCCGTTGTTCTGTTTGACGCCTTACTGGCGCAGGAAAGCAGATATCGCCCCTTTGCTCGCAGCAACTCCGGTGCGATGGGCATGGCTCAGCTGATGCCCGGCACGGCCCAATATCTGCGTGTCACCGATCCTTGGGATGTTCGGCAAAACCTTGTGGGCGGTGCGCGATATCTGCGCGAGCAGCTGGATCGCTTCGGGACATGGGAGCTTGCACTGGCTGCCTACAATGCAGGCCCGGGCCGTGTGGACCAGTTTGGCGGTATCCCCCCGTTTCGTGAGACCCGCAACTATGTGCGCACGATCATGGGCTCGATTGCCACCCCGAATTCGACTGGCGGTGTCTTACTGACCTCGGCAGCGCATCCCGCGCCCAATCCGTTTCGCCGGGTGATGCTTGCCTCGTTCGAAGGACGATCAGACGTTCCAGAACACTGA